In one Balaenoptera acutorostrata chromosome 5, mBalAcu1.1, whole genome shotgun sequence genomic region, the following are encoded:
- the CTBP1 gene encoding C-terminal-binding protein 1 isoform X4 codes for MYHTITLTREDLEKFKALRIIVRIGSGFDNIDIKSAGDLGIAVCNVPAASVEETADSTMCHILNLYRRTTWLHQALREGTRVQSVEQIREVASGAARIRGETLGIIGLGRVGQAVALRAKAFGFNVLFYDPYLADGTERALGLQRVSTLQDLLFHSDCVTLHCGLNEHNHHLINDFTVKQMRQGAFLVNTARGGLVDEKALAQALKEGRIRGAALDVHESEPFSFSQGPLKDAPNLICTPHAAWYSEQASIEMREEAAREIRRAITGRIPDSLKNCVNKDHLAAATHWASVDPAVVHPELNGAAYSRYPPGVVGVAPSGIPAAVEGIVPSAMSLSHGLPPVSHPPHAPSPGQTVKPEADRDHASDQL; via the exons ATGTATCACACCATCACGCTGACCAGGGAGGACCTGGAGAAGTTCAAGGCCCTTCGGATAATCGTCCGGATCGGCAGCGGCTTTGACAACATCGACATCAAGTCAGCTGGGGACTTAG GCATCGCCGTCTGCAACGTGCCGGCCGCGTCCGTGGAGGAAACCGCCGACTCCACCATGTGCCACATCCTCAACCTGTACCGCAGGACCACGTGGCTGCACCAGGCGCTACGGGAAGGCACGCGGGTCCAGAGTGTTGAGCAGATCCGAGAGGTGGCTTCTGGAGCCGCCAGGATCCGCGGGGAGACCTTGGGCATCATCGGGCTAG GTCGCGTGGGGCAGGCGGTGGCGCTGCGGGCCAAGGCCTTTGGCTTCAACGTGCTGTTCTACGACCCCTACCTGGCGGACGGCACGGAGCGGGCGCTGGGGCTGCAGCGGGTCAGCACCCTGCAGGACCTGCTCTTCCACAGCGACTGCGTGACCCTGCACTGCGGCCTCAACGAGCACAACCACCACCTCATCAACGACTTCACCGTCAAACAG ATGAGACAAGGGGCCTTCCTGGTGAACACGGCCCGGGGCGGCCTTGTGGACGAGAAGGCACTGGCCCAGGCCCTGAAGGAGGGGCGGATCCGTGGTGCGGCCCTGGACGTGCATGAGTCGGAGCCATTCAG CTTTAGCCAGGGCCCGCTGAAGGACGCGCCCAACCTGATCTGCACCCCACACGCGGCCTGGTACAGCGAGCAGGCCTCCATTGAGATGCGTGAGGAGGCGGCCCGGGAGATCCGGAGAGCCATCACAG GCCGGATCCCCGACAGTCTGAAGAACTGCGTGAACAAAGACCACCTGGCAGCTGCCACCCACTGGGCCAGTGTGGACCCGGCCGTGGTGCACCCCGAGCTCAACGGGGCCGCCTACAG caGGTACCCCCCAGGCGTCGTGGGCGTGGCCCCCAGCGGCATCCCCGCCGCCGTCGAAGGCATCGTCCCCAGCGCCATGTCCCTGTCCCACGGCCTGCCCCCCGTGTCCCACCCACCCCACGCGCCTTCTCCTGGCCAGACCGTCAAGCCCGAGGCGGATAGAGACCATGCGAGCGACCAGTTGTAG